A window from Citrus sinensis cultivar Valencia sweet orange chromosome 3, DVS_A1.0, whole genome shotgun sequence encodes these proteins:
- the LOC102617282 gene encoding protein NRT1/ PTR FAMILY 6.3 yields MTELPQAQGKTLPDAWDYKGRPAERSKTGGWTSAAMILGGEACERLTTLGIAVNLVTYLTGTMHLGNASAANTVTNFLGTSFMLCLLGGFIADTFLGRYLTIAIFATVQAAGVTILTISTIIPSLRPPKCNLNHGQSCIQASGMQLVVLYIALYLTALGTGGLKSSVSGFGSDQFDDSDPQERNQMTNFFNWFFFFISIGSLAAVTVLVYIQDNLGREWGYGICACAIVFGLVVFLSGTRRYRFKKLVGSPLTQIASVFVAAWRKRHLDLPSDPSMFFNIDDIPVEGKKTKQRLPHTKQFRFLDKAAIFKDSDMSNSTTVVINKWNLATLTDVEEVKMVIRMLPIWATTIIFWTVYAQMTTFSVSQATTMNRHIGSFEIPGASLTFFFVGSILLTVPVYDRIIVPIARKVFKTPQGLTPLQRIGVGLVLSIFAMVAAALCEIKRLRAARSHGLTNDPTAEIPLSVFWLVPQFFLVGAGEAFTYIGQLDFFLRECPKGMKTMSTGLFLSTLSLGFFVSSLLVSLVHKVTGDKKPWLADNLNQGRLYDFYWLLAILSALNFVIYLAFARWYVYKDKRLAEEGIELEEPEPACH; encoded by the exons atGACCGAGCTCCCTCAAGCACAGGGAAAGACCCTCCCAGATGCTTGGGACTACAAGGGCCGCCCGGCCGAGCGGTCCAAAACCGGCGGCTGGACCAGTGCTGCCATGATTCTAG GTGGCGAGGCGTGTGAGAGGTTAACAACGCTCGGTATCGCTGTAAATCTGGTGACATATTTGACTGGCACTATGCATTTGGGTAATGCTAGCGCTGCCAACACCGTCACAAACTTCCTTGGTACATCTTTCATGCTCTGTTTGCTCGGTGGCTTCATTGCTGACACCTTTCTAGGAAG GTATCTCACCATTGCAATCTTTGCTACCGTTCAAGCAGCT GGAGTGACGATATTGACAATCTCAACAATAATTCCAAGTCTGAGGCCACCAAAATGCAACCTGAACCACGGCCAATCTTGCATCCAAGCAAGTGGCATGCAACTCGTAGTTCTGTATATAGCTCTCTACTTAACCGCTTTAGGCACTGGAGGGCTCAAATCGAGTGTCTCGGGATTCGGGTCCGACCAATTCGATGACTCGGACCCACAAGAGCGGAATCAGATGACCAACTTCTTCAACtggttctttttcttcatcagcATAGGCTCACTCGCGGCAGTGACAGTTCTTGTGTACATACAAGATAATTTGGGGCGTGAATGGGGCTACGGCATATGCGCTTGTGCTATTGTCTTTGGCTTGGTTGTGTTTTTGTCCGGCACAAGACGATACCGTTTCAAGAAATTGGTTGGCAGCCCATTGACACAGATTGCCTCAGTGTTTGTAGCCGCTTGGAGAAAGAGGCATTTGGATTTGCCATCAGATCCTTCGATGTTTTTCAATATTGATGACATTCCCGTTGAAGGCAAGAAGACGAAGCAAAGGTTGCCACATACCAAGCAATTCCG TTTCTTGGACAAGGCAGCAATATTCAAGGACTCAGATATGAGTAATAGCACTACCGTGGTGATCAATAAATGGAACTTAGCAACCTTAACAGATGTTGAAGAAGTGAAAATGGTGATCCGAATGCTGCCTATTTGGGCAACCACTATAATATTTTGGACGGTCTATGCCCAAATGACCACATTTTCAGTATCTCAAGCAACAACAATGAACCGTCACATTGGTAGTTTCGAAATCCCTGGAGCTTCATTGACATTCTTCTTTGTTGGCAGCATTCTATTGACTGTTCCAGTTTACGACCGAATCATAGTTCCAATTGCAAGAAAAGTTTTTAAGACCCCACAAGGACTCACCCCACTGCAACGTATTGGCGTTGGTCTGGTGCTTTCAATATTTGCGATGGTAGCAGCAGCACTATGTGAAATAAAGCGATTGAGAGCCGCAAGATCACACGGTTTGACAAATGATCCAACGGCCGAGATCCCGTTAAGCGTGTTCTGGCTAGTGCCTCAATTTTTCTTGGTGGGTGCAGGAGAGGCCTTCACTTACATAGGGCAGCTTGATTTTTTCCTAAGGGAGTGTCCAAAAGGGATGAAGACCATGAGTACAGGGTTGTTTTTGAGTACACTTTCACTAGGATTTTTCGTTAGCTCCTTATTGGTCTCTCTGGTGCACAAAGTGACAGGGGATAAGAAGCCATGGCTAGCAGACAATTTAAACCAAGGGAGGCTATATGATTTCTACTGGCTGTTGGCAATTTTGAGCGCTTTGAACTTTGTTATATACTTGGCCTTTGCTAGATGGTATGTGTACAAGGATAAGAGGCTTGCAGAGGAGGGAATTGAATTGGAGGAACCAGAGCCCGCCTGCCATTAA